TGTGCGTATCGCGACGCCCCGGTGGTGCGCCCGCGCCCTCCCTTGAACCCCCTCAGGAAGAGTCTCGGTCCAGCTCGGCGAGCGGTTGAACAGCCTCGAAGCTCGCGCACAGCAGGTCCCGCGCGGCGGCCGCCTGCGTGAACGCCTGCTCCACGGTGGGGGCGAGCACCGTCAGATGGCCCATCTTGCGAGCGGGCCGCCAGGTCGCTTTGCCGTACAGGTGGAGCGCGAAGCCCGGGGTGGCGAACGCCGCCTCGCTGCCGCGAAGGTGCAGGCCCGTGCCGATGTGGCATCCGAGCAGGTTGGCCATGCAGGCCGGGCTGAGCAGGCGCGGCTCGGCGAGAGGGAGGTCGCAGATGGCGCGAAGTTGCAGCTCGAACTGCGAGGGTGAGCACGCCTCCCAGGTGTAGTGCCCGGAGTTGTGCGGTCGCGGGGCGATCTCGTTGACGTACAGCCGGTCGTCGCCATCCACGAAGAGCTCGACGGCAAGCAGGCCGAACACGTCGAGCCCCTCCACCAGCGCCTCCCCGATTTCCCGTGCCTGCCGCGCGAGCTCCGGTGAGATCCGCGCCGGCGCCAGGGTGAAGTCCAGAATCCCGTTGCGGTGGACGTTTTCGCCGACCGGGAAGGAGGCGATCTCGCCGCTCGGGTTGCGCGCACAGAGCACCGAGGCCTCCAACCGGAAAGGCACCCAGGCCTCCAGGATGAGCTCCACACCCTCGCCGCCGAGCTCGGCGTAGGCTCCGGCCGCGTCGTCGGCGGAGCGGAGCACCCGTTGCCCCCGGGCGTCGTAACCTCCGCGACAGGTCTTGAGCACAGCCGGGGTTCCGAGCTCGCCCAGAGCCGACTCGAGCTCGGCAAGGGCGTTCACGGCACGGTAGTCCGCGGTGGGGAGGCCCAGCTTGCGAGCCGCATCCTTCTCCCGGGCGCGGTGCTGGGCGACCTCGAGCACGTGCGGACCGGGGCGGATGGGAGCAGCCTCCTCGAGCGCCCGAAGAGCGTCCGCGTGCGCGTTCTCCCATTCCAGGGTGACCACGTCCGCGAGGTCCACGAGGCGCGCGAGGGCGTCCTGGTCGTCGAGCGGTGCGCGGATGTGATGATCCGCCACCTGCGCGGCAGGGGAGTGCTCCGCGGGGTCGAGGACCGCGATGTGGTAGCCCATTCGCCGGGCTTCGAGTGCCAGCATCCGTCCCAGCTGTCCGCCGCCGACCACTCCGATGGTCGAGCCGGGCAGGATCGACGTCCGACTCACGGGGTCGCTCCGCCGGCGTGATCTTCGGGGAGGGGAACGATGGCCTCGGCTTCGAGCCGGCTGCGGAAGGCCTCGAGGCGTTCGCGGATTTCCGGATCGCCGGCGCCGAGGATGCGCGCGGCGAGGAGCCCCGCGTTGGCGGCGCCCGCCTTGCCGATCGCCACCGTCGCGACCGGCACGCCGCGCGGCATCTGCACGATTGACAGCAGCGAGTCGAGACCGCTCAGCGCCGAGGAAAGTACCGGCACACCGATCACCGGCAGCACCGTCTTGGCCGCGGTCATCCCCGGGAGGTGGGCGGCGCCGCCGGCGCCCGCGATGATGACCTCGATCCCCCGGCTCTCGGCCTGCTCCGCGTACGCGAACATGCGGTCCGGCGTGCGATGGGCCGAGACGATCTCCATCTCGTAGCCGATCCCCAGCTCATCGAGCACGCGCGCCGCCTCGACCATGGTGTCATAGTCGGATCGGCTACCCATGATGATACCGACGCGGACTTTCTCCACTCGTGCATTCGGCTGAGGGGCTGGTCGGGCCGGGGGATCCCCGGCGGAAACCGCGATAATGTAGAGGGGGCGCGGGAGGCGGGCAATTCGCTGGTGGGGAGGATGGGGAATGGAGGTCGGTGACTGGCCGAGCAGGCACTGGGGCTTGATCCGGAGCGCTCGAGGCGAGAAGCTGGGGGCTCTGCTGTCCGGCTCCCGGGCTTTGCGGATGGATGAGGTCGCAAGCGGCCCGGCCGACCGCCTGTACCCGAACCAACGACCTCTCGACATGGACCTGCGCGCCGCACAACGCGAAGTAGACGCTTACATCTCGCAGTTCAAGGAGGGCTACTTCCCGCCGCTGGTGAACCTCGCCCGGCTCGCGGAGGAGGTGGGTGAGCTGGCGCGGGAGCTCAACCACCTGCACGGCAAAAAGACCCGCAAGGCGGACGAGCCGGACGGGGACGTCGCCCTCGAGCTGGCCGACATCCTCTTCGTCATCATCGTTCTCTCCAACCAGCTCGGGGTGGATCTGCAGGAGGCGATGGAGCGCACGCTGGAGAAGTACCGGGTGCGCGACGCGGATCGCTGGGAGAGGAAGGATCCGGAAGACTGATCACGGTTCATCCGGGCTGCTGATCGGAAGTTCAGATGTGGCTGGACGGACGCGGACCCCGCTAATCAAAGAAGATGATCCGGCCGAGACTGTTAGCAGAACCTGGTGGAATGTCCACGGGAGCTTCCAGTCCCGCATCACCCGATGTATCGATCCCCACCGCTGTCAGCATCCAGCGTACTTCCAGCCACGACTCGCGCCGGCGTCACCTTGATCGAGGTGCTGGTCTGCCTGATGCTGCTGTCGCTGCTCGCGGCCGCGGTGTTTCCGGTGGTGACCCGCCGCGCGGGAGGCGAGGAGTCGCGGCGGGTGGCCGAGGACCTGAGCGCGCTGGGAGCCGCGGTGGACCGCTTCGTCAGCGACCTGGATGGGGCATTGCCGAGCGACCTCGAGGATCTCGCTGCGCGTCCGGATCAGGGCGACGGGGCCATGGACTCGGGCGGGCTGGTGGCCTATACCGAGGAGCAGGTACGGCGCTGGAGGGGGCCGTACTTTGCGGCGCCGCTGACGGATGGGGTCGCGCTGGCGACCGGATTCGACGTGCCCATCCAGCACGATCTGGTTCGCTTTGACGGCGCGGCGAACGCGCCCCTGGCGGACGACGACAGCGGGAGCGCCGGCAAGTCGATCTACCTGGCGGTGCGCCTGGGTCGGCGGGGGAGGGAGCTCACCGCGGCCCAGTTCGAGGCGATCAACGACCTGATCGACGGGCAGTTCGAGCGGGATGGACCCGGTGAGGGGACGAGCTGGAGTCGCGGACGGTTCCGCTACGAGCCGGCGGACGGTGGTGTTGGCGGCATCGGCTACTACCTGACCGTGCCGATCGAACGGTGAGGCCGAGCTCAGCGGGAGGTGAGGATCCAGCCACGGGTGAGTAGGCGCCACGGGCAGGATGAAGCGGGGTCGCGCAGACGGAAATGGGTGGGTCCGCCTGCCCAACGTGGTTCACAAGAGGAGTGTGCGGCCACTCGCACGATCAGGCGAGGTCGCGCAGGCGGATCCGAGTGGGTCCGCCTGCTTTTTTTGCGGTGAATCCGTGTGGATGCGGGCAACCCGCGAGGCGGTGGGGGGTAACGGGAGACCATGAGCAGCACGACGACTGACCTCGCAGCCACCATCCGGAGCTGGGCCCAGGAGCTGGGCTTCGACAGCGTGGGCGTCGCCCCGGTCGGCGAGAGCGCGCACGCCGAGGCCTACCGGCGGTGGGTGGCGGCCGGGTACGCGGGGGAGATGGCCTACCTTACTCGGCCCGATGCAGTCGAGAAGCGGACGGATCCACGGGTCCTGGTCCCCGGCGCTCGAAGCGCCGTGGTGGTGACCCGCAACTACTACCCCGGCGACGAGCCGCCCGGTGTGCCGGAGGATCCTTCGCGAGCCGTCTTCGCGCGCTACGCCCGTAACGAGGACTACCACGACCTCCTCAAGAACCGGCTGATCGAGCTGCAGAACCGCATCTCGGCAGAGCTGCTACCCGCCGGCGGACGGGCGTACGTCGACACCGGGGCGGTGCTGGAGCGCGAGCTGGCGCAGCGGGCCGGCCTCGGCTGGATCGGGCGGAACACCATGCTTATCCAGCCGCGCAGGGGATCGTACTTCTTCCTGGGAGTGATCCTTCTCGACGTCGAGCTACCGTACGACAGGCCATTTCAGCGAGATCACTGCGGGAGCTGTGAGCGGTGCGTCGTAGCGTGTCCCACAGGTGCGCTGCTCGGCAGGGACGAGAGTGGTGCTCCCGTGCTCGATGCGCGGCGTTGTATCTCCTACCTGACCATCGAGCTGCGCGGGCCGATCCCGCGCGGCCTGCGGCCGCTCATCGGGAATCGAATTTACGGCTGCGACATCTGCCAGGAGGTTTGCCCATACAGCCGAAAGTTCTCCAGACCCACCTCAGAGCTGGCGTTTAGCCCGAGAGGGCCGGGCGAGCCTCCACCCGGGGTCGAGCGACTGCCATCCGACGCGTGGCACCCCGGTACGGCCGCACCCTCGCTGGTAGACCTCATGTCCATGGACGAGGCCGCCTGGGAAGCCTTTTCCCGCGGATCGGCTCTCCGCCGCGCGGGGAGAGCGGGTTTCCGGCGAAATGTCGCAGTGGCGTTGGGAAACTGGGGCGATGAGGCAGCGGTCCCGTCGCTGAAGTCGGGGCTATCCGACCCGGACCCGCTCGTCCGGTCGCACTCGGCGTGGGCCCTCGGACGCATCGGGTCGGCGTCCGCCGTGGTTGCGTTGACCAAGGCGCTGTCTACGGAGACGGACCAGGTGGTAATCGAGGAGATCGAGGCCGCATTGGCAGAGGCGTCCACGACCTCGCCCGATAGTCGCGGCGTCCCCGCGAGGTAGAAGACAGCGTGCTTCCTATGCCCGCGTTTGCGTCCGGGAATCTTCTCCACCGCGATGAACACTGCAGCCACCCAATGTCGAAAGAGGAGGGATCTCTCCTTGATCGTGAGCTTGTCCCAACCCGCAGCGATGTTCCGAGTCTCATCGAGAACCTCTTGCATTGCGCTCCACGCGTGGGCAGCATTGGTCTGCTCCCTCTCTGCGGCGGCGAGATTCTGCCGATGCAGGCGGAGTTGAGCCTGCGCCTGCTCGACAGCCTCCTTGAATAGCGCCAAGTCATTACCATCCTTTCCCTCGGCACGGGCTTCGTTCAACGACTGAATGGCGGCGCTTACAAGCCTCTCCGCACGCGCTACGTCGCGCTTCAGCTCCTGGGCCCGGCGCTGCAGTGCTTGGTGGTACGCACCATTGTCATCGAGCATCCGGCGCAGGTTGGCTCCAAATTCTGGTGACCCGCGTTGTCCGGCGATGACATCGCGAGCCGCCTTCTCAAGTTCGTCGGCATCAATCTCGTAGCGCGAGCAGCCGTGCTCCCGATACAACTGATATCGGTCAGGATGCTTACGCTCATCCACCGGAGCGTGACGTAGTACTCGCACGTAGCCCCCGGCACCATCTCGCCTGCTAGAGCCCCAGTACGGACTGTGGCAGTGGGCGCAGATGGGCAATAGA
This genomic interval from Longimicrobiaceae bacterium contains the following:
- the purE gene encoding 5-(carboxyamino)imidazole ribonucleotide mutase yields the protein MEKVRVGIIMGSRSDYDTMVEAARVLDELGIGYEMEIVSAHRTPDRMFAYAEQAESRGIEVIIAGAGGAAHLPGMTAAKTVLPVIGVPVLSSALSGLDSLLSIVQMPRGVPVATVAIGKAGAANAGLLAARILGAGDPEIRERLEAFRSRLEAEAIVPLPEDHAGGATP
- a CDS encoding prepilin-type N-terminal cleavage/methylation domain-containing protein produces the protein MYRSPPLSASSVLPATTRAGVTLIEVLVCLMLLSLLAAAVFPVVTRRAGGEESRRVAEDLSALGAAVDRFVSDLDGALPSDLEDLAARPDQGDGAMDSGGLVAYTEEQVRRWRGPYFAAPLTDGVALATGFDVPIQHDLVRFDGAANAPLADDDSGSAGKSIYLAVRLGRRGRELTAAQFEAINDLIDGQFERDGPGEGTSWSRGRFRYEPADGGVGGIGYYLTVPIER
- the queG gene encoding tRNA epoxyqueuosine(34) reductase QueG, which translates into the protein MSSTTTDLAATIRSWAQELGFDSVGVAPVGESAHAEAYRRWVAAGYAGEMAYLTRPDAVEKRTDPRVLVPGARSAVVVTRNYYPGDEPPGVPEDPSRAVFARYARNEDYHDLLKNRLIELQNRISAELLPAGGRAYVDTGAVLERELAQRAGLGWIGRNTMLIQPRRGSYFFLGVILLDVELPYDRPFQRDHCGSCERCVVACPTGALLGRDESGAPVLDARRCISYLTIELRGPIPRGLRPLIGNRIYGCDICQEVCPYSRKFSRPTSELAFSPRGPGEPPPGVERLPSDAWHPGTAAPSLVDLMSMDEAAWEAFSRGSALRRAGRAGFRRNVAVALGNWGDEAAVPSLKSGLSDPDPLVRSHSAWALGRIGSASAVVALTKALSTETDQVVIEEIEAALAEASTTSPDSRGVPAR
- the purK gene encoding 5-(carboxyamino)imidazole ribonucleotide synthase, yielding MSRTSILPGSTIGVVGGGQLGRMLALEARRMGYHIAVLDPAEHSPAAQVADHHIRAPLDDQDALARLVDLADVVTLEWENAHADALRALEEAAPIRPGPHVLEVAQHRAREKDAARKLGLPTADYRAVNALAELESALGELGTPAVLKTCRGGYDARGQRVLRSADDAAGAYAELGGEGVELILEAWVPFRLEASVLCARNPSGEIASFPVGENVHRNGILDFTLAPARISPELARQAREIGEALVEGLDVFGLLAVELFVDGDDRLYVNEIAPRPHNSGHYTWEACSPSQFELQLRAICDLPLAEPRLLSPACMANLLGCHIGTGLHLRGSEAAFATPGFALHLYGKATWRPARKMGHLTVLAPTVEQAFTQAAAARDLLCASFEAVQPLAELDRDSS
- a CDS encoding nucleotide pyrophosphohydrolase translates to MEVGDWPSRHWGLIRSARGEKLGALLSGSRALRMDEVASGPADRLYPNQRPLDMDLRAAQREVDAYISQFKEGYFPPLVNLARLAEEVGELARELNHLHGKKTRKADEPDGDVALELADILFVIIVLSNQLGVDLQEAMERTLEKYRVRDADRWERKDPED